A window of Pseudomonas mucidolens contains these coding sequences:
- a CDS encoding ATP-binding protein, whose translation MLRRMGIKGRVLLLTLLPTSLMALLLGGYFTWMQLADLQTQLLNRGEMIAEQLAPLVAPALGSKNTKLLERIATQSLEQTDVRAVSFLAPDRSSLAHAGPTMLNEPPIGNSSHLLQRTSNDATRYLLPVFGRHRNLAGELIPDESDRLLGWVELELSHNGMLLRGYRSLFASLLLIAIGLMCTAALAVRMSRTINAPIGQIKQAVAQLKDGNLETRLSPLGSQELDQLASGINRMAETLQNAQEELQHSIDQATEDVRQNLETIEIQNIELDLARKEALEASRIKSEFLANMSHEIRTPLNGILGFTHLLQKSELSPRQLDYLGAIEKSADSLLGIINEILDFSKIEAGKLVLDSIPFNLRDLLQDTLTILAPAAHAKQLELVSLVYRDTPLSLVGDPLRLKQILTNLVSNAIKFTREGTIVVRAMLEDEQQDSVQLRISVQDTGIGLSNQDVRALFQAFSQADNSLSRQPGGTGLGLVISKRLIEQMGGEIGVESTPGQGSEFWVSLSLPKTRDDIEDLPCAPLLGQRVALLENHDLARQALQHQLEDCGLEVPPFNSLENLTNGITSAHQTEQAINLAVLGITANDIPPERLNQHLWDLEHLGCKVLVLCPTTEQMLFSLSVPNPNSQLQAKPACTRKLKRVLSDLISPRPLRSDPGEPLSSRAPRVLCVDDNPANLLLVQTLLEDMGAKVQAVESGYAAIEAVKDETFDLVLMDVQMPGMDGRQSAEVIRQWESERPGHGTALPIVALTAHAMANEKRALLQSGMDDYLTKPISERQLAQVVLKWTGLALRNQNLERSAEGTGPTVQLPVLDQEEGLRLAASKADLAADMLAMLLASLQADREAISVARADNDNHALIERVHRLHGATRYCGVPQLRAACQRAETLLKQDDAKAMAALDALDMAIARLASEARVNA comes from the coding sequence GTGCTTAGAAGAATGGGGATAAAAGGCCGCGTACTGTTGCTGACCTTGTTGCCTACCAGCTTGATGGCGTTGCTTCTAGGGGGCTATTTTACCTGGATGCAGTTAGCGGACCTGCAGACCCAACTGCTCAATCGTGGCGAGATGATCGCCGAGCAGTTGGCGCCGCTGGTGGCTCCCGCGCTGGGCAGCAAGAACACCAAGCTGCTGGAACGAATTGCCACCCAGTCCCTGGAGCAAACCGATGTACGCGCCGTGTCTTTCCTGGCCCCGGACCGTTCGTCGCTGGCCCACGCCGGCCCGACCATGCTCAATGAGCCGCCTATCGGCAACAGTTCCCACCTGCTGCAACGTACCAGCAATGATGCCACCCGCTATTTACTGCCCGTGTTCGGCCGCCATCGCAATCTCGCCGGCGAGTTGATCCCCGATGAGTCCGACCGCCTGCTTGGCTGGGTCGAGCTGGAGTTGTCCCACAACGGCATGCTGCTACGCGGCTACCGCAGCCTGTTCGCCAGCTTGTTGCTGATCGCCATTGGCCTGATGTGTACCGCCGCCCTGGCGGTGCGCATGAGCCGCACGATCAACGCCCCCATCGGCCAGATCAAACAAGCAGTGGCGCAACTCAAGGACGGCAACCTGGAGACCCGCCTGTCACCACTGGGCAGCCAGGAGCTGGATCAACTGGCGTCGGGCATCAACCGGATGGCCGAAACCCTGCAAAATGCCCAAGAAGAATTGCAGCACAGTATCGATCAGGCCACCGAAGACGTACGCCAGAACCTGGAAACCATCGAAATCCAGAACATCGAACTGGACCTGGCCCGCAAGGAGGCGCTGGAAGCCAGTCGTATCAAGTCCGAGTTCCTGGCCAATATGAGCCATGAAATTCGCACGCCGCTCAACGGTATCCTCGGCTTCACACACCTTTTGCAGAAAAGCGAGCTGTCGCCCCGTCAGCTGGATTACCTGGGCGCCATCGAAAAGTCCGCCGATAGCCTTCTGGGTATCATCAACGAAATTCTCGATTTCTCGAAAATCGAAGCCGGCAAGCTGGTCCTCGACAGCATTCCGTTCAATTTGCGCGACCTGCTGCAAGACACCCTGACCATCCTCGCGCCCGCCGCCCACGCCAAGCAACTGGAGTTGGTGAGCCTGGTTTATCGTGATACGCCGCTGTCCCTGGTCGGCGACCCGCTGCGCCTCAAGCAAATCCTTACCAACCTGGTCAGCAATGCCATCAAGTTCACCCGCGAGGGCACCATCGTCGTCCGGGCGATGCTCGAAGATGAGCAACAAGACAGCGTGCAACTGCGCATCAGCGTCCAGGACACCGGCATCGGTCTGTCCAACCAAGACGTGCGAGCGCTGTTCCAGGCGTTTAGCCAGGCAGACAACTCACTGTCCCGGCAACCCGGTGGCACCGGGCTCGGGCTGGTGATTTCCAAGCGCCTGATCGAGCAAATGGGCGGCGAAATCGGTGTCGAAAGCACACCAGGGCAAGGTTCGGAGTTCTGGGTCAGCCTGAGCCTGCCGAAAACCCGCGACGATATCGAAGACCTACCTTGCGCGCCGCTGCTGGGTCAACGCGTCGCCTTGCTGGAAAACCACGATCTGGCGCGCCAAGCCCTGCAACATCAATTGGAAGACTGCGGCCTGGAAGTCCCCCCGTTCAACAGCCTGGAAAACCTCACCAACGGGATCACCAGCGCCCACCAGACCGAACAGGCAATCAACCTCGCGGTGCTCGGCATAACCGCTAATGACATTCCGCCAGAGCGCCTCAACCAGCACCTTTGGGATCTCGAGCATTTGGGCTGCAAAGTGTTGGTGCTGTGCCCGACCACCGAGCAGATGCTGTTCAGCCTGTCCGTGCCCAACCCCAACAGCCAGTTGCAGGCCAAACCGGCCTGCACGCGCAAACTCAAGCGCGTCCTGTCCGACCTGATCAGCCCACGGCCCTTGCGCAGCGACCCCGGGGAACCGTTGTCCAGCCGCGCGCCACGGGTGCTCTGCGTCGATGACAACCCGGCCAACCTGTTACTGGTGCAGACCCTGCTGGAAGACATGGGCGCCAAGGTCCAGGCGGTGGAAAGTGGCTACGCGGCCATCGAAGCGGTGAAAGATGAAACCTTTGACCTGGTGCTGATGGACGTGCAGATGCCAGGCATGGACGGGCGTCAAAGTGCCGAGGTGATTCGCCAATGGGAAAGCGAGCGCCCCGGCCACGGTACAGCGTTGCCCATTGTCGCCCTGACCGCCCACGCCATGGCCAACGAAAAGCGCGCGTTGCTGCAAAGCGGCATGGATGATTACCTGACCAAGCCCATCAGCGAACGGCAACTGGCCCAGGTGGTACTGAAATGGACGGGCCTGGCCTTGCGCAATCAAAACCTTGAGCGTAGTGCCGAAGGTACCGGCCCCACGGTACAACTGCCGGTGCTGGACCAGGAGGAAGGCTTGCGCCTGGCCGCCAGCAAGGCTGACCTGGCGGCGGACATGCTGGCGATGCTGCTCGCCTCCCTGCAAGCCGACCGCGAAGCAATCAGCGTCGCCCGTGCGGACAACGACAACCATGCCTTGATCGAACGGGTCCACCGCCTCCACGGTGCGACCCGCTACTGTGGCGTACCGCAGTTGCGCGCGGCCTGCCAGCGCGCCGAAACCTTGCTCAAGCAGGACGACGCCAAGGCCATGGCCGCTCTCGACGCCCTGGACATGGCGATTGCCCGTCTCGCCAGCGAGGCGCGGGTCAACGCTTGA
- a CDS encoding 2-hydroxyacid dehydrogenase produces MRIILFSSQTYDRDSFLAEPLPAGMQLQFQPARLNLDTVALADRHEVVCAFINDDLSAPVLEQLAAGGTRLIALRSAGYNHVDLAAAKRLGLTIARVPAYSPHAVAEHAVALILALNRRLHRAYNRTRDGDFSLHGLTGFDLVGKTVGVVGTGQIGATFAKIMAGFGCTLLAYDPYPNPQVEALGTRYVSLETLLGEAQIISLHCPLTTDSRHLINAQSLAHMQPGAMLINTGRGGLVDTPALIDALKNGQLGYLGLDVYEEEAQLFFEDRSDLPLQDDVLARLLTFPNVIITAHQAFLTREALAAIAATTLANIAAWATDQPQNLVHG; encoded by the coding sequence ATGCGCATCATCCTCTTCAGCAGCCAGACCTATGACCGCGACAGTTTTCTGGCTGAACCTTTGCCAGCCGGCATGCAACTGCAATTTCAACCCGCACGCCTGAACCTCGACACCGTAGCCCTGGCAGACAGGCACGAGGTCGTCTGTGCCTTTATCAACGACGACCTCAGCGCCCCGGTGCTGGAACAGCTGGCCGCCGGCGGCACACGTTTGATCGCCCTGCGCTCCGCGGGCTACAACCATGTCGATCTGGCCGCCGCCAAACGCCTGGGGCTGACAATCGCCAGGGTGCCGGCCTACTCGCCTCACGCGGTGGCGGAGCACGCCGTTGCGCTGATCCTGGCCTTGAACCGCCGCTTGCACCGCGCCTATAACCGCACCCGCGACGGCGATTTCAGTCTGCATGGACTGACCGGTTTCGATCTGGTGGGCAAAACGGTCGGCGTGGTCGGGACCGGACAGATCGGCGCGACCTTCGCCAAGATCATGGCCGGCTTCGGTTGCACACTGCTGGCTTACGATCCCTATCCCAACCCACAGGTCGAAGCCTTGGGCACTCGCTACGTAAGCCTGGAGACGTTGCTGGGCGAGGCGCAGATCATCAGCCTGCATTGCCCGCTGACCACCGACAGTAGACACCTGATCAATGCGCAATCCCTGGCCCACATGCAGCCCGGCGCCATGCTGATCAACACCGGGCGTGGCGGCCTGGTGGACACGCCGGCGCTGATCGACGCGTTGAAGAACGGCCAGTTGGGTTATCTGGGGCTGGATGTCTATGAAGAAGAGGCTCAGTTGTTTTTCGAGGATCGCTCGGATCTGCCACTACAGGACGACGTACTGGCACGCCTATTGACGTTTCCCAACGTGATCATCACCGCCCACCAGGCATTCCTGACCCGCGAGGCGTTGGCGGCGATTGCCGCGACCACGCTGGCAAACATCGCGGCGTGGGCAACCGATCAGCCACAAAACCTGGTGCACGGATGA
- a CDS encoding META domain-containing protein translates to MKRLGVLAALAGGLAGCASDEVKLTQDHSYVVEWIGERPLMDYAHLTVTLGADGRAYGNGGCNHWFAPYTLEGDTLSFGKIGSTRKLCPEALMEQEQRFFKALERVQRWDISPIQQTRFWPAEGKPLRLWLEEG, encoded by the coding sequence ATGAAGCGCCTAGGTGTGCTCGCAGCACTGGCAGGCGGCCTTGCCGGCTGCGCCAGCGACGAGGTCAAGCTCACACAGGACCACAGCTACGTGGTGGAGTGGATTGGTGAACGACCACTGATGGATTACGCCCACCTGACCGTCACCCTCGGCGCCGATGGCCGGGCGTATGGCAATGGTGGCTGCAACCATTGGTTCGCACCGTACACCCTGGAGGGTGACACGCTCAGCTTTGGCAAGATTGGCAGCACTCGCAAACTCTGCCCAGAGGCGTTGATGGAGCAGGAACAGCGCTTTTTCAAGGCACTTGAGCGTGTACAGCGTTGGGATATTTCACCGATTCAGCAGACGCGTTTCTGGCCAGCCGAGGGGAAACCGTTGCGGTTGTGGTTGGAAGAAGGTTGA
- a CDS encoding carboxylate/amino acid/amine transporter yields the protein MGYLLVVTLIQAFSFSLIGEYLAGHVDSYFAVLVRVLLAGLVFIPLTRWRSVEPAFMRGMLLIGALQFGVTYVCLYLSFRVLTVPEVLLFTILTPLHVTLIEDALNRRFNPWALVAALVAVAGAAVIRLDQVNPDFFMGFLLLQLANFTYAAGQVLYRRLVARHPSDLPHYRRFGYFYLGALAVVLPAFLVFGKADFLPEAPLQWGVLVFLGLVSTALGLYWWNKGACLVSGGTLAVMNNLHVPVGLLLNLLIWNQHEPLGRLFLGGAVIVAAVWISRLGARSSVPAELRQV from the coding sequence ATGGGCTATTTACTGGTTGTTACCCTGATTCAGGCGTTTTCCTTCAGCTTGATCGGCGAATACCTCGCCGGTCACGTCGACAGTTATTTTGCCGTGCTGGTGCGGGTGTTATTGGCTGGGCTGGTATTTATCCCGTTGACGCGCTGGCGTTCGGTCGAGCCTGCGTTCATGCGCGGGATGTTGCTGATTGGCGCGTTGCAGTTTGGTGTGACTTACGTCTGCTTGTATTTGAGTTTCCGGGTGTTGACGGTGCCGGAAGTGTTGCTGTTCACCATCCTTACGCCGTTGCATGTGACGCTGATCGAGGACGCGTTGAACCGGCGTTTCAATCCTTGGGCGCTGGTGGCCGCGCTGGTAGCGGTGGCAGGCGCGGCGGTGATCCGACTGGATCAGGTCAATCCGGATTTCTTCATGGGCTTTTTGCTGCTGCAATTGGCCAACTTCACCTACGCCGCCGGACAGGTGCTGTACCGGCGCCTGGTGGCGCGTCATCCCAGCGATCTGCCGCACTATCGACGGTTTGGTTACTTTTACCTGGGGGCGTTGGCGGTGGTGTTGCCGGCGTTCCTGGTGTTCGGCAAGGCCGACTTCCTGCCCGAAGCACCGTTGCAGTGGGGCGTGCTGGTGTTCCTGGGGTTGGTCAGTACCGCGTTAGGGCTGTATTGGTGGAACAAGGGCGCATGCTTGGTCAGCGGGGGCACGCTGGCGGTGATGAACAATCTGCATGTGCCGGTGGGCTTGTTGCTGAATTTGTTGATCTGGAATCAGCATGAGCCGTTGGGGCGATTGTTTCTGGGCGGGGCGGTGATTGTGGCGGCGGTGTGGATCAGTCGGTTGGGCGCGCGTTCTTCTGTGCCCGCTGAGTTACGGCAGGTCTGA
- a CDS encoding FMN-dependent NADH-azoreductase yields MSNVLIIESSARQQDSISRQLTEQFISQWRAAHPTDQITLRDVAVNPVPHLDADLLGGWMRPAEQRNAREQASLERSNELTAELLAADVLVMAAPMYNFAIPSTLKAWLDHVLRAGVTFKYTATGPQGLLTGKRAFVLTARGGLHAGASSDHQEPYLRQVMGFIGIHDVAFIHAEGVNLGGDFQEKGLNHAKALLAQVA; encoded by the coding sequence ATGTCCAATGTTCTGATCATCGAAAGCAGTGCCCGTCAGCAGGATTCGATTTCCCGCCAACTGACCGAGCAGTTCATCAGCCAATGGCGAGCGGCTCATCCTACCGACCAGATCACCTTGCGTGATGTGGCCGTCAACCCGGTTCCACATTTGGACGCCGACCTGCTGGGCGGCTGGATGAGGCCGGCGGAACAGCGCAATGCGCGTGAACAGGCCTCCCTGGAGCGCTCCAACGAATTGACCGCTGAGCTGTTGGCCGCCGATGTACTGGTGATGGCGGCACCGATGTACAACTTCGCGATTCCCAGCACGCTCAAGGCCTGGCTCGATCATGTGTTGCGTGCCGGCGTGACCTTCAAATACACCGCCACCGGTCCTCAGGGGCTGCTCACCGGCAAGCGCGCTTTCGTGTTGACCGCCCGTGGTGGCCTTCATGCCGGAGCCAGCAGCGATCACCAGGAACCGTACTTGCGTCAGGTCATGGGGTTTATCGGTATCCATGACGTCGCGTTCATTCACGCCGAAGGGGTGAATCTGGGTGGCGACTTCCAGGAAAAAGGCTTGAACCATGCCAAGGCGCTGTTGGCACAGGTCGCTTGA
- a CDS encoding 3-phosphoglycerate kinase encodes MKKFCCVLLALLPLSAFAYPIDVSKSIKGVSIDYIASDVDADISSIQLSNYGANDATCKVAFTNGPEPARVRKVLVPAGKSTNTTVKFSRSIIKMRIKLTCEPK; translated from the coding sequence ATGAAGAAATTCTGTTGCGTATTGCTGGCGCTGCTGCCGTTGAGCGCGTTTGCCTATCCCATCGATGTGTCCAAATCGATCAAAGGTGTCAGCATTGATTACATCGCCTCTGACGTTGATGCCGATATCAGCTCCATTCAACTCAGCAACTACGGCGCGAATGACGCTACGTGTAAGGTCGCGTTTACCAACGGTCCGGAGCCGGCTCGTGTGCGCAAGGTGCTGGTTCCAGCGGGTAAAAGTACCAACACCACGGTCAAGTTCAGTCGCTCCATTATCAAGATGCGCATCAAGCTGACCTGCGAACCCAAATAA
- a CDS encoding LysR family transcriptional regulator, which translates to MKAPRVTLDQWRTLQAVVDHGGFAQAAEVLHRSQSSVSYTVARMQDQLGVPLLRIDGRKAVLTEAGEVLLRRSRQLVKNASQLEDLAHHMEQGWEAEVRLVVDAAYPNARLVRALSAFMPQSRGCRVRLREEVLSGVEELLIEGVADLAISSFSIPGYLGTELSDVEFIAVAHPEHTLHRLNRELSFQDLESQMQVVIRDSGRQQPRDVGWLGAEQRWTVGSLATAAAFVGSGLGFAWLPRHMVERELKEGVLKQLPLEQGGSRHPTFYLFSNKDKPLGPATQILVELLRTFDTAPLDAPFAAPQQA; encoded by the coding sequence TTGAAAGCGCCCCGCGTAACCCTTGATCAATGGCGCACACTGCAAGCCGTGGTCGACCACGGTGGCTTCGCCCAGGCGGCTGAAGTGTTGCACCGCTCGCAGTCCTCCGTGAGCTACACCGTGGCTCGCATGCAAGACCAGCTCGGCGTGCCGTTGTTGCGTATCGACGGACGCAAGGCCGTGCTCACCGAGGCCGGCGAAGTCCTGCTGCGGCGCTCGCGCCAGCTGGTTAAAAATGCCAGCCAGCTGGAAGACCTGGCGCACCATATGGAACAGGGTTGGGAAGCCGAAGTACGGCTGGTGGTCGATGCTGCCTATCCCAACGCCCGACTGGTGCGTGCCTTGAGCGCTTTCATGCCGCAAAGCCGCGGCTGCCGCGTACGCCTGCGTGAAGAAGTACTCTCCGGCGTCGAGGAACTGCTGATCGAGGGCGTGGCTGACCTTGCAATCAGTAGCTTCAGCATTCCCGGTTACCTGGGCACGGAGCTGAGCGACGTGGAGTTTATCGCCGTGGCCCATCCCGAACATACGCTGCACCGGCTCAACCGTGAATTGAGCTTCCAGGACCTGGAAAGCCAGATGCAAGTCGTGATCCGTGACTCCGGCCGACAACAACCACGAGACGTCGGCTGGCTGGGGGCGGAACAACGCTGGACCGTCGGCAGCCTGGCCACCGCCGCGGCCTTCGTCGGCAGCGGCCTGGGGTTTGCGTGGCTGCCCCGGCACATGGTCGAGCGTGAACTCAAGGAGGGCGTGCTCAAGCAATTGCCCTTGGAGCAAGGTGGCAGCCGCCATCCGACCTTCTACCTGTTCTCAAACAAGGACAAACCCCTGGGTCCGGCCACGCAGATTCTCGTGGAACTGCTGCGTACCTTTGACACCGCCCCGCTGGACGCACCCTTTGCCGCACCGCAGCAAGCCTGA
- a CDS encoding alpha/beta fold hydrolase, with protein sequence MAYFEHEGCTLHYEEYGHGVPLILIHGLGSSCQDWELQVPVLAKHYHLVVVDIRGHGRSDKPRERYSIEGFSADLLALIEHLRLEPAHVVGLSLGGMIAFQLAVDQPHLLRSLCIVNSAPQVKVRTASDYWQWAKRWSLARILSLDTIGKALSNRLFPAPEQADLRRKMTARWAKNDKHAYLASFDAIVGWGVQERLSRITCPTLVISADHDYTPVAQKEIYVKLLPDAQLVVIENSRHATPLDQPEVFNTTLLDFLKNVETTTQDH encoded by the coding sequence ATGGCCTATTTCGAACATGAAGGTTGCACCCTGCATTACGAGGAATATGGCCACGGCGTGCCGCTTATCCTGATCCACGGCCTGGGCTCGAGTTGCCAGGATTGGGAGCTGCAGGTGCCGGTGCTGGCGAAGCACTATCATCTGGTCGTGGTGGACATACGCGGCCACGGTCGCTCCGACAAGCCCCGTGAGCGCTACAGTATCGAAGGATTCAGCGCCGATTTGCTGGCGCTGATCGAGCACCTGCGCCTGGAGCCAGCCCACGTGGTGGGTTTGTCCCTGGGCGGCATGATTGCCTTTCAACTGGCGGTGGATCAGCCGCACTTGCTCAGAAGCCTGTGCATCGTCAACAGCGCACCGCAGGTCAAGGTCCGCACCGCCAGCGATTATTGGCAATGGGCCAAACGCTGGAGCCTGGCACGGATACTCAGCCTGGACACCATCGGCAAGGCGTTGAGCAACAGGCTGTTTCCCGCGCCCGAACAGGCGGATCTGCGGCGCAAGATGACCGCGCGCTGGGCAAAAAATGACAAACATGCTTACCTCGCCAGCTTCGATGCGATCGTGGGCTGGGGCGTGCAGGAACGACTTTCGAGGATCACCTGTCCAACCCTGGTCATCAGCGCCGACCATGACTACACCCCGGTGGCACAGAAAGAAATCTATGTAAAACTGCTGCCCGATGCGCAACTGGTGGTGATCGAGAACTCCCGCCACGCAACGCCCCTGGATCAACCCGAAGTCTTTAACACCACCCTGCTCGACTTTCTGAAGAACGTCGAAACCACTACCCAGGATCATTGA
- a CDS encoding peptidylprolyl isomerase produces the protein MLKKIAFFAGSVLFAANLMAAEPAKAPHVLISTTNGDIEIELDPVKAPISTKNFLAYVDKGFYTNTIFHRVIPGFMVQGGGFTQQMSQKTTDKAIKNEASNGLHNVRGTLSMARTSNPDSATSQFFINVADNAFLDPGRDAGYAVFAKVVKGMDVVDIIVNSQTTTKQGMQNVPIDPVLIKSAKRID, from the coding sequence ATGCTGAAAAAAATCGCGTTTTTTGCCGGTTCCGTTCTGTTTGCTGCCAACCTGATGGCGGCCGAGCCTGCCAAGGCGCCCCATGTATTGATCTCCACCACCAACGGTGACATCGAAATTGAACTGGATCCGGTCAAGGCGCCGATCAGTACCAAGAACTTTCTCGCCTATGTCGACAAAGGTTTCTACACCAACACCATTTTCCACCGGGTGATCCCTGGTTTCATGGTGCAGGGCGGTGGTTTTACCCAGCAGATGTCGCAAAAAACCACCGATAAGGCGATCAAGAACGAAGCCAGCAACGGCTTGCATAACGTGCGCGGGACGCTGTCGATGGCGCGCACCTCGAATCCGGACTCGGCCACCAGCCAGTTTTTCATCAACGTGGCCGACAACGCCTTTCTTGATCCGGGTCGCGATGCCGGTTACGCCGTGTTCGCAAAAGTCGTCAAAGGCATGGACGTGGTCGACATCATCGTCAACTCGCAAACCACCACCAAACAAGGCATGCAAAACGTGCCGATCGATCCGGTCCTGATCAAGTCGGCCAAGCGCATCGACTGA
- a CDS encoding ABC transporter ATP-binding protein, whose protein sequence is MLYRRFEQLIDIFRDAPSAAPPEKVLPFYLYYLRQVWPSFAALLVVGLIGALIEVALFSYLSRIIDLAQGTPPANFFELHASELIWMAVVALLLRPIFGALHDLLVHQTISPSMTSLIRWQNHSYVLKQSLNFFQNDFAGRIAQRIMQTGNSLRDSAVAAVDAIWHVAIYAISSLVLFAEADWRLMIPLVSWIICYSLALRYFVPRVKARSVTSSEARSKLMGRIVDGYTNITTLKLFAHTQSEQIYAREAIVEQTEKTQLASRMVTSMDVVITTLNGLLIVTTTGLALWLWTHSLISVGAIALATGLVIRIVNMSGWIMWVVNGIFENIGIVQDGLKTIAQPLAVIDRENAPRLTVPRGEVRFEQVDFHYGKSSGIIGGLDLVIKPGQKIGLIGPSGAGKSTLVNLLLRLYDLQGGRILIDGQNIAEVAQESLRERIGMITQDTSLLHRSIRENLLYGKPDASDEELWEAIHKARADEFIPLLCDAEGRTGLEAHVGEHGVKLSGGQRQRIAIARVLLKDAPILIMDEATSALDSEVEAAIQESLETLMQGKTVIAIAHRLSTIARMDRLVVLEKGQIAESGNHAELLAHRGLYARLWQHQTGGFVGID, encoded by the coding sequence ATGCTCTATCGTCGTTTTGAACAACTGATCGATATCTTCCGCGACGCTCCCAGCGCGGCCCCTCCCGAAAAAGTCCTGCCCTTCTACCTCTATTACCTGCGCCAGGTGTGGCCGAGCTTCGCTGCGTTGCTGGTGGTGGGCTTGATCGGCGCGCTGATCGAAGTCGCTCTGTTCAGTTACCTGAGCCGCATCATCGACCTGGCACAGGGCACGCCACCCGCCAATTTCTTCGAACTGCATGCCAGCGAGCTGATCTGGATGGCCGTCGTCGCCTTGCTGTTGCGGCCCATTTTCGGCGCCTTGCATGACTTGCTGGTGCACCAGACCATCAGCCCCAGCATGACCAGCTTGATCCGCTGGCAGAATCACAGCTATGTGCTCAAGCAAAGCCTGAATTTTTTCCAGAACGATTTTGCCGGACGCATTGCCCAGCGCATCATGCAAACCGGTAACTCGCTGCGCGATTCGGCGGTGGCGGCGGTGGATGCCATCTGGCATGTGGCGATCTACGCCATCAGCTCCCTGGTGCTGTTCGCCGAAGCCGACTGGCGCCTGATGATTCCGCTGGTTTCGTGGATCATCTGCTACAGCCTGGCCCTGCGCTACTTCGTGCCACGAGTCAAGGCGCGCTCGGTGACGTCCTCTGAAGCCCGCTCCAAGCTGATGGGCCGGATTGTCGATGGCTACACCAACATCACCACCTTGAAGCTGTTCGCGCATACCCAGTCCGAACAGATTTACGCCCGTGAAGCCATCGTCGAACAGACCGAGAAAACCCAGTTGGCCAGCCGTATGGTCACCAGCATGGACGTAGTGATCACCACCCTGAACGGCCTGCTGATCGTCACCACGACCGGACTCGCCCTATGGTTGTGGACCCATTCACTGATCTCGGTCGGCGCCATCGCCCTGGCCACCGGGCTGGTGATCCGGATCGTCAACATGTCGGGCTGGATCATGTGGGTGGTCAACGGTATTTTCGAGAATATCGGCATCGTCCAGGATGGCCTGAAAACCATCGCCCAGCCTTTGGCGGTTATCGACCGCGAAAACGCCCCACGCCTGACGGTACCCCGTGGCGAGGTGCGTTTCGAGCAGGTGGATTTCCACTATGGCAAAAGCAGCGGGATCATCGGCGGCCTGGACCTGGTGATCAAGCCAGGGCAGAAAATCGGCCTGATCGGTCCGTCCGGCGCCGGCAAGTCGACGTTGGTCAATCTGCTGCTGCGCCTCTATGACCTGCAAGGCGGGCGGATTCTGATCGACGGCCAGAACATCGCCGAGGTGGCGCAGGAAAGCCTGCGCGAACGCATTGGCATGATCACCCAGGACACCTCGCTGCTGCACCGCTCAATCCGTGAAAATCTGCTGTATGGCAAACCGGACGCCAGCGATGAAGAACTCTGGGAAGCCATACACAAGGCCCGCGCCGACGAGTTCATCCCACTGCTTTGCGACGCCGAGGGCCGTACCGGCCTGGAGGCCCACGTAGGTGAACACGGGGTGAAACTTTCCGGTGGACAACGCCAGCGCATCGCAATCGCCCGTGTGTTACTCAAGGACGCACCGATCCTGATCATGGACGAGGCCACCTCGGCGCTGGACTCTGAAGTCGAAGCGGCGATCCAGGAAAGCCTGGAAACCCTGATGCAGGGCAAGACCGTGATTGCCATCGCGCACCGGCTGTCCACGATTGCTCGAATGGACAGGTTGGTGGTGCTGGAAAAAGGCCAGATAGCCGAAAGTGGCAACCATGCCGAACTGCTCGCCCACCGAGGGTTGTACGCGCGTTTGTGGCAGCACCAGACCGGAGGTTTTGTCGGGATCGACTGA